The Streptomyces cyaneogriseus subsp. noncyanogenus region GACTTCGAGGACGTCGCCGCGTCCGGTCTGACCAAGAAGGAGCTTCTCGTGCTCTCGCGCGAGAAGGCCAAGCTGGAGAAGACCCTCGGTGGTATCCGCGAGATGCAGAAGGTGCCCAGCGCCGTCTGGATCGTGGACACCAAGAAGGAGCACATCGCGGTCGGCGAGGCCCGGAAGCTCAACATCCCGGTCGTCGCCATCCTCGACACCAACTGCGACCCCGACGAGGTCGACTACAAGATCCCGGGCAACGACGACGCGATCCGCTCCGTCACCCTGCTCACCCGCGTGATCGCCGACGCCGTCGCCGAGGGCCTGATGGCCCGCTCCGGTGTCGCCGAGGCCGGCAAGGGTGACAAGGCCGCGGGCGAGCCGCTCGCCGAGTGGGAGCGCGACCTGCTCGAGGGTGAGAAGAAGGCCGACGAGGCCCCGGCCGCCGCCGAGGGCGAGAAGCCGGCCGAGGCCGCCGCCGAGGCTCCGGCCGAGGAGGCCCCGGCCGCCGAGGCTCCCGCCGCCGAGGCCGAGCAGGCCTGACCCGTCAGCGTCCGAGTTGACGGCGGGAGCGGTGACATGAACTCCGCTCCCGCCGTTCACCCGTAGGTCGGCGGAAGGACAGCGCGCCCCGGCTCCATGGGGGTGCGCACCCCGCAGATCTTCGATCTTCCAGACTTCGAGAAAGATTCACAGACTCATGGCGAACTACACCGCCGCCGACGTCAAGAAGCTTCGTGAGCTCACCGGCGCCGGCATGATGGACTGCAAGAAGGCGCTGGACGAGGCCGAGGGCAACGTCGACAAGGCCGTCGAGGCGCTCCGCATCAAGGGCCAGAAGGGCGTCGCCAAGCGCGAGGGCCGCTCCGCCGAGAACGGTGCCGTCGTCTCGATCATCGCCGAGGACAACTCCTCCGGTGTCCTGGTCGAGCTGAAGTGCGAGACGGACTTCGTCGCCAAGGGCGAGAAGTTCCAGGCCGTGGCCAACGCCATCGCCGAGCACGTCACCAAGACCTCCCCGGCCGACATCGAGGCGCTGCTCGCCTCCGAGATCGAGCCCGGCAAGACCGTCCAGGCGTTCGTGGACGAGGCCAACGCCAACCTCGGCGAGAAGATCGTCCTGGACCGCTTCGCGCAGTTCTCCGACGGCTACGTCACGGCGTACATGCACCGCACGATGCCCGACCTGCCGCCGCAGATCGGTGTCCTCGTCGAGCTCGACAAGCCGAACGCCGAGGTCGCCAAGGGCGTCGCCCAGCACATCGCCGCCTTCGCGCCGAAGTACCTCTCCAAGGAGGACGTCCCGGCCGACGTCGTCGAGGCCGAGCGCCGCATCGCCGAGGAGACCACCCGCGCCGAGGGCAAGCCCGAGGCCGCCCTGCCGAAGATCGTCGAGGGTCGCCTCAACGGCTTCTTCAAGGACGCCACGCTGCTCGGCCAGCCGTACGCGCTGGACAACAAGAAGTCCGTCCAGAAGGTCCTGGACGAGGCCGGTGTCACCCTGAAGCGCTTCACGCGCATCAAGGTCGGCATCTGAGTCCGTACCGTGACGGACACCCGACCCCGGTAGGGTCGACAGCAGTCGTCTGCGCCGTTCGCGTAGGCCGATCCGCACGCGCGGGCGGCGGACGACAGCAGATCTGACGAGGAGGCCATTGCCGCGTATGGGATGCGAACCACCCACCGGCAGTGGCCTCCTTCGTATGTGCAACACGTAACAGAGGCGGGATCTCCATGACCACCAAGGCCGACAAGAGCGACGACGGCAAAGTACGCGGCCGGTTTCTGCTGAAGCTGTCCGGAGAGGCCTTCTCCGGCGGCGGCGGCCTGGGCGTCGACCCCGACGTGGTGCACGCCATCGCCCGCGAGATCGCGGCCGTCGTCCGGGACGGCGCGCAGATCGCGATCGTCATCGGCGGGGGCAACTTCTTCCGCGGCGCGGAGCTCCAGGTGCGTGGCATGGACCGCGCCCGGTCCGACTACATGGGCATGCTCGGCACCGTCATGAACTGCCTCGCCCTACAGGACTTCCTGGAGAAGGAAGGCGTCGACTGCCGCGTGCAGACCGCCATCACCATGGGCCAGGTCGCCGAGCCGTACATCCCGCTGCGCGCCGTGCGCCACCTGGAGAAGGGCCGCGTCGTCATCTTCGGCGCGGGCATGGGCATGCCGTACTTCTCCACCGACACCACCGCCGCCCAGCGCGCCCTGGAGATCGACGCCGAGGCGCTGCTGATGGGCAAGAACGGCGTCGACGGGGTCTACGACTCCGACCCGAAGGCCAACCCCGACGCGGTCAAGTTCGACGCGCTCGGCTACGGCGAGGTCATCACCCGCGACCTGAAGGTCGCCGACGCCACGGCCATCACCCTCTGCCGTGACAACAGGCTCCCGATCGTGGTCTTCGAGCTCTTGAAGGAGGGCAATATCGCCCGCGCCGTCAAGGGTGAGAAGATCGGCACGCTGGTGGGCGACGAGGGCAGCCGGGACTGACTTCCCGCCCGTCCCCGTCTTTGGACACCGGCCTGTCCGCACCACCTGTAAGAGGGACGGACGGGACGGAGCCGGGCCGGGGGATGGACAATGTCCTGCCGGTCGGGAACCGTGCAGGTAGAAGACGCGACGCAGCCGGCCGCCGCCCCGACAAGGAACCGCAGCCGGGCCTACTCAAGACACGCAGGAGCAAGTGGTGATCGAAGAGACCCTCCTCGAAGCCGAGGAGAAGATGGAGAAGGCCGTCGTGGTCGCCAAGGAGGACTTCGCCGCGATCCGCACGGGCCGTGCGCACCCGGCGATGTTCAACAAGATCGTGGCCGACTACTACGGCGCGCCGACGCCGATCAACCAGCTGGCCTCGTTCTCCGTGCCCGAGCCGCGCATGGCCGTGGTGACGCCGTTCGACAAGAGCGCGCTGCGCAACATCGAGCAGGCCATCCGGGACTCCGACCTGGGCGTCAACCCGAGCAACGACGGCAACATCATCCGCGTGGTGTTCCCGGAGCTCACCGAGGAGCGCCGCCGCGAGTACATCAAGGTCGCCAAGGGCAAGGGCGAGGACGCCAAGGTCTCCATCCGCTCGGTGCGCCGCAAGGCGAAGGACGCCATCGACAAGCTGGTCAAGGACGGCGAGGTCGGTGAGGACGAGGGCCGCCGCGCGGAGAAGGAGCTCGACGACACCACCGCCAAGTACGTCGCCCAGGTGGACGAGCTCCTGAAGCACAAGGAAGCGGAGCTGCTCGAGGTCTGATGAACGACTCTTCCTGGGGGGCGCCGCCGCAAGCCGGGTACTGGGAGCCCACCGACCGGGGGTTCGCCCGAGGGGCGGCCCCGGCGGGTCCCGCGTACGATGCGCAGCACGCGCAGCAGACTCGCCCCATGCCCATCGTGCCCGACGTACCCGAACACGGCGGAGACCAGGATGACGACCGGGGGGCCGCTCGGCTGAGCGGCCCCTTGTTCCGCGACGGGCAGCCGCAGCCGCAGCCGTACGGACCGCCGCGGACCGACCTGTACGACGCGCCGCAGCCGCGGCCCCACGACACGCCGCAGGCACCGCCCTCCGGGGCCGTGCCGCAGAATCCGGAGCCCATGCCCGACGCCCCGCAGCCGGCGCCCCCGCAGAAGAAGAGCGCGGGGCGCGATCTGGGTGCCGCGATAGGGGTCGGGGTCGGGCTGGGCGCGGTGATCGTCGCGTCGCTGTTCATCGTCAAGGCCGTCTTCGTCGGCGTGATCGCGGTCGCCGTCGTGGTCGGCCTGTGGGAACTGACCAAACGGCTCCAGGAGCGCAAGGGCATCAAGGCGCCCCTGGTGCCGCTCGCCGTCGGCGGCGCGGCCATGGTCGTGGCCGGGTATGCGCGCGGACCCGAGGCCGCCTGGGTGGCGATGGCGCTGACCGCGCTGGCGGTGCTGGTCTGGCGCATGACGGAACCGCCCGAGAACTATCTGAAGGACGTCACGGCGGGCGTGTTCGCCGCCTTCTACGTGCCGTTCCTCGCCACGTTCGTCGCCCTGATGCTGACGGCGGACGACGGCCCGTTCCGCGTCCTGACCTTCCTGCTGCTGACGGTCGTCAGCGACACCGGCGCCTATGCCGTCGGTTGGCGCTTCGGCCGGAAGAAGCTCGCCCCCCGCATCAGCCCCGGCAAGACCCGTGAGGGCCTGCTCGGGGCCGTCGCGTTCGCGATGGCGGCGGGCGCGCTGTGCCTGGAGTTCCTGATCGACGGCGGTGCCTGGTGGCAGGGCCTGCTGCTCGGCCTCGCGGTCGCCGCCAGCGCCACCCTCGGCGACCTCGGCGAGTCGATGATCAAGCGGGACCTGGGCATCAAGGACATGGGCTCGCTGCTGCCGGGCCACGGCGGCATCATGGACCGCCTGGACTCGCTGCTGCCCACCGCGCCGGTGGTGTGGCTGCTCCTGGTGGTGTTCGTGGGTACGAGCTGACCTGCGGGTTCTTCGACGCGGGGCCCGTCGTCCACAGGACGGCGGG contains the following coding sequences:
- the rpsB gene encoding 30S ribosomal protein S2, producing the protein MAVVTMRELLESGVHFGHQTRRWNPKMKRFIFTERNGIYIIDLLQSLSYIDRAYEFVKETVAHGGTVMFVGTKKQAQEAIAEQATRVGMPYVNQRWLGGMLTNFSTVYKRLQRLKELEQIDFEDVAASGLTKKELLVLSREKAKLEKTLGGIREMQKVPSAVWIVDTKKEHIAVGEARKLNIPVVAILDTNCDPDEVDYKIPGNDDAIRSVTLLTRVIADAVAEGLMARSGVAEAGKGDKAAGEPLAEWERDLLEGEKKADEAPAAAEGEKPAEAAAEAPAEEAPAAEAPAAEAEQA
- the tsf gene encoding translation elongation factor Ts gives rise to the protein MANYTAADVKKLRELTGAGMMDCKKALDEAEGNVDKAVEALRIKGQKGVAKREGRSAENGAVVSIIAEDNSSGVLVELKCETDFVAKGEKFQAVANAIAEHVTKTSPADIEALLASEIEPGKTVQAFVDEANANLGEKIVLDRFAQFSDGYVTAYMHRTMPDLPPQIGVLVELDKPNAEVAKGVAQHIAAFAPKYLSKEDVPADVVEAERRIAEETTRAEGKPEAALPKIVEGRLNGFFKDATLLGQPYALDNKKSVQKVLDEAGVTLKRFTRIKVGI
- the pyrH gene encoding UMP kinase; this translates as MTTKADKSDDGKVRGRFLLKLSGEAFSGGGGLGVDPDVVHAIAREIAAVVRDGAQIAIVIGGGNFFRGAELQVRGMDRARSDYMGMLGTVMNCLALQDFLEKEGVDCRVQTAITMGQVAEPYIPLRAVRHLEKGRVVIFGAGMGMPYFSTDTTAAQRALEIDAEALLMGKNGVDGVYDSDPKANPDAVKFDALGYGEVITRDLKVADATAITLCRDNRLPIVVFELLKEGNIARAVKGEKIGTLVGDEGSRD
- the frr gene encoding ribosome recycling factor, whose amino-acid sequence is MIEETLLEAEEKMEKAVVVAKEDFAAIRTGRAHPAMFNKIVADYYGAPTPINQLASFSVPEPRMAVVTPFDKSALRNIEQAIRDSDLGVNPSNDGNIIRVVFPELTEERRREYIKVAKGKGEDAKVSIRSVRRKAKDAIDKLVKDGEVGEDEGRRAEKELDDTTAKYVAQVDELLKHKEAELLEV
- a CDS encoding phosphatidate cytidylyltransferase: MNDSSWGAPPQAGYWEPTDRGFARGAAPAGPAYDAQHAQQTRPMPIVPDVPEHGGDQDDDRGAARLSGPLFRDGQPQPQPYGPPRTDLYDAPQPRPHDTPQAPPSGAVPQNPEPMPDAPQPAPPQKKSAGRDLGAAIGVGVGLGAVIVASLFIVKAVFVGVIAVAVVVGLWELTKRLQERKGIKAPLVPLAVGGAAMVVAGYARGPEAAWVAMALTALAVLVWRMTEPPENYLKDVTAGVFAAFYVPFLATFVALMLTADDGPFRVLTFLLLTVVSDTGAYAVGWRFGRKKLAPRISPGKTREGLLGAVAFAMAAGALCLEFLIDGGAWWQGLLLGLAVAASATLGDLGESMIKRDLGIKDMGSLLPGHGGIMDRLDSLLPTAPVVWLLLVVFVGTS